In Deferribacter desulfuricans SSM1, the following are encoded in one genomic region:
- a CDS encoding response regulator yields MNFEKFTVVAIDDEESILINVEKKLKKFFDCDVFGFTKSDEAIEFIKNNKVDLILLDVLMPEKSGFDVLEELKIDKDTKDIPVIMLTVRADAEAIDEAFERGADDYIIKSSYENEFLARVKRILKAKKMERELLNYERDKVALQLGGGIAHHFNQPLTVLTMGFEIIRTILSNKYPEALQEIERYLKMCEDSTDRISKLVDKLSSLKKYDTMRYVGDLEIINLSVDNVNNKKED; encoded by the coding sequence ATGAATTTTGAAAAATTTACAGTTGTTGCAATAGATGATGAAGAGTCGATATTGATAAATGTGGAGAAAAAACTAAAAAAATTCTTTGATTGTGATGTGTTTGGTTTTACAAAATCTGATGAAGCAATTGAATTTATCAAGAATAACAAGGTGGATTTGATTTTGCTCGATGTTTTGATGCCTGAAAAAAGCGGTTTTGATGTTTTAGAAGAGTTGAAAATTGATAAAGATACAAAAGATATTCCAGTTATAATGCTTACAGTAAGAGCAGATGCAGAGGCAATTGATGAAGCATTTGAAAGAGGTGCGGATGATTATATAATAAAATCATCTTACGAAAACGAATTTTTAGCAAGAGTAAAAAGGATTTTAAAAGCCAAAAAGATGGAGAGAGAGCTGTTAAATTATGAAAGAGATAAAGTTGCGCTTCAGCTCGGTGGTGGTATTGCTCATCATTTTAATCAACCGTTGACTGTTTTAACTATGGGTTTTGAAATAATACGAACCATATTGTCTAATAAATACCCTGAAGCTTTGCAAGAAATAGAGAGATATTTAAAGATGTGTGAGGATTCAACAGATAGAATTTCAAAACTTGTAGATAAACTTTCATCTTTGAAAAAGTACGATACTATGCGATATGTGGGTGATTTAGAAATTATCAATTTATCCGTTGATAACGTTAACAATAAAAAGGAGGATTAA
- a CDS encoding ParM/StbA family protein has product MRKVISIDIGFGSTKVAFNEGSGLRLEKFPTAIAPIPSSNHFNDNFYQEDKHFYFEGQLYTVGDAAKADAIVTTSYEFLHKYSPLILYYIIEKFNIDYSNAVFALGLPLSYYTNDKINEMSNRLKSFTVNDVEISIDVKILVQGVGCLFDYLSTNQSNVKNGIVVDIGYNTIEFIVIQNGKVKKADSRGLVKKGMNMLIVKLQQEIQSKYALELTEHEAVSALEDESINLYGNKIPLKEDIIKLKKWYTDTVIQNLIGMYDDKNKEI; this is encoded by the coding sequence ATGAGAAAGGTTATAAGTATCGACATAGGATTTGGCAGTACAAAGGTTGCTTTTAATGAGGGAAGTGGTTTGCGGCTAGAAAAATTCCCTACCGCAATTGCACCAATTCCATCATCTAATCATTTCAATGATAACTTTTACCAAGAAGACAAACATTTTTATTTTGAAGGTCAGCTTTATACTGTCGGAGATGCTGCAAAAGCTGACGCTATTGTCACTACAAGTTATGAGTTTCTACACAAATATTCTCCGTTGATCCTTTATTATATTATTGAGAAGTTTAACATTGATTATTCAAATGCGGTATTTGCTCTGGGTTTACCTCTTTCATACTACACCAATGATAAGATCAATGAAATGTCAAACAGGTTAAAGAGTTTTACAGTCAATGATGTTGAAATATCAATTGATGTGAAAATCTTAGTTCAAGGTGTTGGATGTTTGTTTGATTATCTTTCTACAAATCAAAGCAATGTTAAAAATGGGATTGTGGTTGATATAGGCTACAATACAATCGAATTTATTGTTATTCAAAACGGTAAGGTTAAAAAAGCTGATTCGAGAGGTTTAGTTAAAAAAGGGATGAATATGTTGATTGTAAAATTACAGCAAGAAATACAATCAAAGTATGCTCTAGAATTAACGGAACATGAAGCTGTTTCAGCGCTGGAAGATGAAAGTATAAACTTATATGGCAACAAAATCCCATTAAAAGAAGATATTATTAAACTAAAAAAATGGTACACTGATACTGTGATTCAAAATTTAATAGGTATGTACGATGATAAAAATAAAGAAATCTGA
- a CDS encoding HigA family addiction module antitoxin produces the protein MPFILRRMPTHPGEILREEFMIPYGINQVKLAKDLGVTYRTINEIVNEKRSISPEMALKLAKYFGTTPEFWLGLQMKYDLYKASKKADIDQITPLVHGN, from the coding sequence ATGCCATTTATATTAAGAAGGATGCCTACACATCCAGGAGAAATACTTAGAGAAGAGTTTATGATTCCTTATGGGATAAATCAGGTTAAACTGGCTAAAGATTTAGGTGTGACATATAGAACGATTAACGAAATTGTAAATGAGAAAAGATCTATAAGCCCTGAAATGGCATTGAAGTTGGCTAAGTATTTTGGGACAACTCCAGAGTTTTGGTTGGGTTTGCAAATGAAATATGATTTATACAAAGCCAGCAAGAAGGCTGATATAGATCAGATCACACCTCTTGTACATGGTAATTAA
- a CDS encoding SDR family oxidoreductase: MHLGLENKTVLVMAGTSGLGYAVVLEFAKEGANVVIFGRNEEKFKKASNNIYDITKNKPDYFIGDITNPDDIQLAVNYIVEKYRQIFALFNNTGGPPAGKFEDFNDEDWLNAFNLTLLSYIRTIRAVLPHMKKNGSGRIVNNASSSIKRVIDNLILSNTFRTAIMGLSKSLSRELGIYNILVNTVGAGKISTERVNYLDSIKAKKEGLSLEEFQSKNAKNIPLGRYGNAEEFAKLVVFLCSEANSYITGQSILVDGALTDCY, translated from the coding sequence ATGCATTTAGGTTTAGAAAATAAAACAGTTTTGGTTATGGCTGGCACATCTGGGCTGGGTTATGCAGTGGTTTTAGAGTTTGCGAAAGAAGGTGCAAATGTTGTAATTTTTGGTAGAAATGAAGAAAAATTTAAAAAAGCATCTAACAATATTTATGATATCACAAAAAATAAACCAGATTATTTTATAGGTGACATCACAAACCCTGATGATATTCAGCTTGCAGTAAACTATATTGTAGAAAAATATAGGCAAATTTTTGCACTTTTTAACAACACTGGCGGTCCCCCAGCAGGCAAGTTTGAAGATTTTAATGATGAGGATTGGTTGAATGCATTCAACTTAACACTTCTAAGCTACATCAGGACTATCAGAGCAGTATTACCCCACATGAAAAAGAATGGCTCTGGTAGAATAGTAAACAATGCTTCCTCATCTATTAAAAGAGTGATAGATAACCTTATACTTTCTAATACATTTAGAACTGCCATTATGGGGCTTTCTAAATCACTCAGCAGAGAATTAGGAATATATAATATTTTGGTAAATACTGTCGGAGCTGGTAAAATCTCCACAGAAAGGGTAAATTATTTGGATTCAATAAAAGCAAAAAAGGAAGGATTATCTTTAGAAGAATTCCAATCAAAAAATGCAAAAAATATACCCCTTGGTAGATACGGAAATGCTGAAGAATTTGCAAAATTAGTGGTTTTCTTATGCTCAGAAGCTAACAGCTATATCACAGGTCAATCCATACTGGTAGATGGAGCACTAACTGATTGCTATTAA
- a CDS encoding FTR1 family iron permease has protein sequence MISFVITFRETLEAALIVGIIFAYLIRTNNEDYKRYVNFGIVAGVAASLIGAFVFNVIAGGFEGTAEEIFEGVTMVVGSLLIITVVAWMANKKNIADEIREKVDVALSSGSALSLFLLVTLSILREGIETVIFLNAAMKDAGLLQVFFALAGILVGVITGYVVYKGLSKVNLKTLFNASSVLLILFSAGLFAHGIHELQEAGVLPVIIEHVWDINPASETHLLHEKGLIGSFLKSLFGYNGNPSLIEVLSYVLTLITGVFIWRRKSFS, from the coding sequence ATGATATCATTTGTAATTACTTTTAGAGAAACACTTGAGGCAGCTTTAATTGTTGGGATAATTTTTGCTTATTTAATTAGGACAAATAATGAAGATTATAAGCGATATGTCAATTTTGGTATTGTTGCGGGAGTTGCTGCTTCTCTTATTGGAGCATTTGTTTTTAATGTTATTGCAGGTGGTTTTGAAGGGACTGCAGAAGAGATCTTTGAAGGGGTTACTATGGTTGTAGGCTCTCTGTTAATTATTACCGTAGTTGCTTGGATGGCAAATAAAAAGAATATTGCAGATGAAATTAGAGAAAAAGTTGATGTTGCTTTATCTTCGGGCTCTGCATTAAGTTTGTTTTTGCTTGTTACTTTATCAATTCTAAGAGAGGGGATTGAGACTGTAATATTTTTAAACGCAGCAATGAAAGATGCAGGTTTGTTACAAGTATTTTTTGCTTTAGCTGGTATTTTAGTTGGGGTTATAACTGGCTATGTAGTTTATAAGGGTCTATCAAAAGTAAATTTAAAAACTTTATTCAATGCTTCTTCTGTTTTGTTAATATTGTTTTCTGCAGGTTTGTTTGCTCATGGGATTCATGAACTTCAAGAGGCTGGAGTATTACCTGTTATAATTGAGCATGTATGGGATATTAATCCAGCATCTGAAACACATCTTTTACATGAAAAGGGGTTGATAGGTAGTTTTTTAAAAAGCTTGTTTGGCTATAATGGGAATCCATCTTTGATCGAAGTTTTAAGCTATGTGTTAACACTCATTACAGGTGTGTTTATTTGGAGGAGAAAATCATTTAGCTAA
- a CDS encoding NAD(P)/FAD-dependent oxidoreductase: MKVVVIGGGPGGIQATRTIKMHNPDVEITMIRPEPYSVIYCALPYVIENLVEKEKIRKSDELVTSVGAKLVKDKATKVDFNKKVVFTEKSGEFTYDKLIIATGANPFVPPIPGSDLCNIATVKTESDLENILSYLEKGAKKAVVVGAGNIGIEMAVAMKERGLETYLVEMQNRVLPNLLDEDFAKYPEEDIRETGINLLLNTRVDALEGEKYVEKVVLSNGNFIELGEHDLVVFAVGVKPNIEIFKDTELKIDQYGIVVNEHMMTNIDGVYAVGDVASFLSFIDGKPIAGKLATNAVPMGKIAAYNILGRNYKYQGFINGAITKAVKWRMGGTGFTEEVAKQRGFDIVTAIGETTTRFPIIPGAKKVYVKLIADKKTMRIIGGQVVAGEGVPGRIDTISLAIQNRNTCYDLFNFSYCAQPFQTFFPANNAIVMAAEKLINIFESK; encoded by the coding sequence ATGAAAGTAGTGGTAATAGGTGGTGGTCCAGGAGGAATTCAAGCAACAAGAACAATCAAAATGCATAACCCAGATGTTGAAATTACTATGATTAGACCTGAGCCTTACAGCGTAATTTACTGTGCTCTTCCATATGTTATTGAAAACTTAGTAGAAAAAGAAAAAATCAGAAAAAGTGATGAACTTGTGACCAGTGTTGGTGCTAAGTTAGTAAAAGACAAAGCAACAAAAGTTGATTTTAACAAAAAGGTTGTCTTTACTGAAAAAAGTGGTGAATTTACTTACGACAAATTGATAATAGCAACAGGGGCAAATCCATTTGTTCCACCAATCCCAGGAAGTGATTTATGCAATATAGCAACAGTAAAAACTGAGAGCGATCTTGAAAACATATTATCTTACCTTGAAAAAGGTGCAAAAAAAGCTGTTGTTGTTGGTGCTGGAAATATTGGGATTGAAATGGCCGTTGCAATGAAGGAAAGAGGGCTTGAAACCTATTTAGTCGAAATGCAAAATAGAGTTTTACCAAACCTTTTAGATGAAGATTTTGCTAAGTACCCAGAAGAAGATATCAGAGAAACAGGTATAAATTTATTATTAAATACAAGAGTGGATGCTTTAGAAGGGGAAAAATACGTTGAAAAAGTAGTTTTATCAAATGGCAATTTTATTGAACTAGGAGAACACGACTTAGTAGTTTTTGCTGTAGGAGTTAAACCAAACATAGAGATTTTCAAAGATACAGAATTAAAAATAGATCAATATGGAATAGTTGTTAATGAGCATATGATGACGAATATTGATGGTGTTTATGCTGTTGGTGATGTTGCTTCTTTTTTATCGTTTATCGACGGAAAACCAATAGCTGGTAAACTTGCTACCAATGCCGTTCCTATGGGTAAAATTGCGGCATACAATATCTTGGGTAGAAATTATAAATATCAGGGTTTTATAAACGGAGCAATTACTAAAGCTGTAAAGTGGAGAATGGGTGGTACAGGCTTTACTGAAGAAGTAGCAAAACAAAGGGGCTTTGATATAGTTACAGCTATTGGAGAAACAACCACAAGATTTCCAATAATCCCTGGTGCTAAAAAAGTTTACGTGAAACTTATTGCTGATAAAAAAACTATGAGAATTATAGGTGGGCAGGTTGTAGCAGGTGAAGGTGTTCCTGGAAGAATTGACACAATATCTCTTGCAATCCAAAATAGAAACACATGTTATGATCTATTTAATTTCAGTTATTGTGCACAACCTTTCCAAACTTTCTTCCCAGCAAACAACGCTATCGTAATGGCAGCAGAAAAACTTATAAACATATTTGAGTCTAAATAA
- a CDS encoding site-specific integrase produces the protein MGVFKRGKKLWISFTYKGMQCKESLHLDDTPRNREEAEIMMSQIKRQIQDGTFDYEKWFPKSTKLVKLGLKNPQNDNEYNPTIAELCEEWITISKKKFKKKTIKSYKEYAQRTIPILGNKKIKDVTLDDLDNFIEELYDFGYSPKTIKNTKICINQVFDIAMRKNLVDVNLPSRVRKITIPPSNIDPFTPNEVEAILSHIKKYYPRFYAMFSVLILTGMRIGEVLGMKWKFLNLDNGTYYIMEAMTDGILDTPKTIGSIRKIKLHPDVIDALKYHKKFYAVKDSEFIFNTQYGKAYTTAESIRKNVWKPTLEALNIKYRIMYHCRHTYASMALLAGDPPVKVARNLGHTSVQMVYRVYGRFIDDGEESKLNNKRFFK, from the coding sequence ATGGGAGTTTTCAAAAGAGGTAAAAAGCTTTGGATTTCTTTTACATACAAAGGAATGCAATGTAAGGAATCTTTACATCTTGATGATACCCCTAGAAATCGTGAGGAAGCTGAAATTATGATGAGTCAAATTAAAAGGCAAATTCAAGATGGAACTTTTGACTATGAAAAATGGTTTCCTAAATCAACTAAACTAGTGAAATTAGGCTTGAAAAATCCTCAAAATGATAATGAGTATAATCCTACAATTGCAGAGCTTTGTGAGGAATGGATTACTATATCCAAAAAGAAATTTAAGAAAAAAACTATTAAATCATATAAAGAGTATGCACAAAGAACAATCCCAATTTTAGGGAATAAAAAAATTAAAGATGTAACATTGGATGATTTGGATAATTTCATAGAAGAATTATACGATTTTGGATATTCACCTAAAACTATTAAAAATACTAAAATATGTATAAATCAAGTTTTTGATATTGCAATGAGAAAAAATCTTGTTGATGTAAATCTGCCATCACGTGTAAGAAAAATTACTATACCACCCAGCAATATAGATCCATTTACACCAAATGAGGTTGAAGCGATATTATCACACATTAAAAAATATTATCCTAGATTCTATGCAATGTTTTCAGTACTTATACTTACTGGAATGCGAATTGGAGAAGTCCTAGGAATGAAATGGAAATTTCTTAATTTAGATAATGGTACATATTATATTATGGAAGCTATGACTGACGGAATACTTGACACCCCAAAAACCATTGGCTCAATACGTAAAATAAAGTTACATCCTGATGTAATAGACGCTTTAAAATATCATAAAAAGTTCTATGCTGTAAAAGATTCAGAGTTTATATTTAATACTCAATACGGAAAAGCTTACACAACTGCAGAATCTATTAGAAAAAATGTTTGGAAACCAACATTGGAAGCTTTGAATATTAAATATAGGATTATGTATCATTGTCGACATACTTATGCTTCGATGGCTCTTTTAGCTGGAGATCCACCAGTAAAAGTTGCAAGGAATTTGGGACATACAAGTGTTCAAATGGTTTATCGTGTTTATGGCCGTTTTATAGATGATGGTGAAGAATCCAAACTAAATAATAAACGTTTTTTTAAGTGA
- a CDS encoding dienelactone hydrolase family protein translates to MKLLKILLVFFIFTGASFAGINVEYQYDGKTYQGYYLEVNKSSPLIFMVHDWDGITDYEIKRTEMLNKLGYSVFVIDMFGKGVKPVTLDEKRALTGALYKNRMKMRGILNAAIDKAKSIGANVKSAAFMGYCFGGAVVLELARSGADFKSFITFHGGLATPPKQDYSKTKGEILVFHGSADKAVKIEDFANLVKELEKYHIKHEMITYSGAPHAFTVFGSKRYREDADKKSWKRFTEYLKEIFSL, encoded by the coding sequence ATGAAACTTTTAAAAATTTTGTTAGTATTTTTTATATTTACAGGTGCTTCTTTTGCTGGAATTAATGTTGAGTATCAGTATGATGGGAAAACTTATCAGGGTTACTATTTAGAAGTTAATAAGAGTTCGCCTTTAATTTTTATGGTTCATGACTGGGACGGAATCACAGATTATGAAATAAAAAGAACAGAGATGTTAAATAAATTGGGGTATTCTGTATTTGTTATTGATATGTTTGGTAAAGGGGTTAAGCCTGTTACGCTTGATGAAAAGAGAGCTCTAACTGGCGCTCTGTATAAAAATAGGATGAAAATGAGAGGGATTTTAAATGCAGCCATTGATAAAGCAAAATCAATTGGTGCAAATGTTAAGAGTGCTGCTTTTATGGGTTATTGTTTTGGTGGTGCGGTTGTATTGGAGCTTGCAAGAAGTGGTGCTGATTTTAAATCGTTTATAACATTTCATGGTGGTTTGGCAACTCCACCTAAACAGGATTATTCAAAAACAAAAGGGGAAATACTTGTTTTCCATGGAAGTGCAGATAAAGCGGTTAAAATAGAAGATTTTGCAAATCTTGTAAAAGAGTTAGAAAAATACCATATAAAACACGAAATGATTACATATAGCGGCGCACCTCATGCTTTTACAGTGTTTGGTAGTAAGCGTTATAGAGAGGATGCAGATAAGAAATCTTGGAAAAGATTTACAGAATATCTAAAAGAGATTTTTAGTTTGTAA
- a CDS encoding helix-turn-helix domain-containing protein: protein MKKEVYFLGNLAKIGGGELFDNQIRQSDEELLSTNRIFAMVTTPDGFQYIEVTNIVRKLLKENEELKERFKGDFTLLTTKEMAKELRCTEQHLRNLISKKKLKMNYHYGKLGSKVLFIKERMYEFANLRVLDCGRKKPEVV from the coding sequence ATGAAGAAAGAAGTTTATTTTTTAGGGAATTTAGCTAAAATAGGGGGTGGTGAGCTGTTTGACAATCAAATACGACAAAGTGATGAGGAACTTTTATCTACTAATCGGATTTTCGCAATGGTAACCACACCTGATGGATTCCAGTATATTGAAGTAACTAATATTGTCAGAAAACTATTGAAAGAGAACGAAGAATTAAAAGAAAGGTTCAAGGGAGATTTTACGTTACTGACCACAAAAGAAATGGCTAAAGAACTCAGATGTACCGAACAGCATTTAAGAAACCTTATAAGCAAAAAGAAGCTTAAAATGAATTACCATTACGGAAAGTTAGGTTCAAAAGTGTTGTTTATCAAAGAGAGAATGTATGAATTTGCAAACCTCCGGGTGCTGGACTGTGGAAGAAAAAAACCGGAGGTGGTATAA
- a CDS encoding type II toxin-antitoxin system RelE/ParE family toxin — translation MIKNFKDKETERLFKTGISKKLPSHIIKTAIRKLDMLDAAYEIKDLEIPPGNRLERLKGNLKEYYSIRINDQYRIIFKFEQGNAYDVQIIDYHK, via the coding sequence ATGATAAAAAATTTTAAGGATAAGGAAACGGAAAGACTGTTTAAAACAGGTATCAGTAAAAAGCTTCCATCACATATTATTAAAACTGCTATTAGGAAACTAGATATGTTAGATGCAGCTTATGAAATAAAAGATTTAGAAATACCTCCAGGAAACAGATTAGAAAGGCTAAAAGGTAATTTAAAAGAATACTATAGTATAAGAATAAATGATCAATATCGAATAATTTTTAAATTTGAGCAGGGAAATGCTTATGATGTTCAAATTATAGATTATCATAAATAA
- a CDS encoding integrase domain-containing protein has protein sequence MGLGHATNIISSLNRVFDHYGRDDLKLSAKAEGLNRGSRYYNIDRSVSEQTHNQLTDYLTEKYLSTGDIRFIALRIQVEMERTFGLRFKESALHDLKGIHKKDNLLDVVKGTKGGNPRKVPILNDKGYELLDYARDFKKEFDFNRSLIPDDMKFQQWQNFAYGVVKSFNEQNGTNYHFHGERHYYAQTRYQELTGFDAPVKSGFLNGSYLNVMADYYGITLEEAKEIDIEARLTISEELGHHRIDITNYYLGK, from the coding sequence ATTGGCTTAGGCCATGCTACCAATATTATATCAAGCCTTAATCGTGTATTTGACCATTACGGAAGAGATGATTTAAAACTATCTGCAAAAGCTGAAGGATTAAATAGAGGTTCAAGGTACTACAATATCGATAGAAGTGTAAGTGAACAAACTCATAATCAACTTACTGATTATTTAACAGAGAAATATCTATCCACTGGTGATATAAGATTTATAGCCCTTAGGATTCAAGTAGAAATGGAAAGAACCTTTGGATTGAGATTTAAAGAATCGGCATTACATGATTTAAAAGGTATCCATAAAAAAGATAATCTGCTTGATGTTGTCAAAGGTACAAAAGGTGGAAATCCAAGAAAGGTTCCCATTCTTAATGATAAAGGTTATGAACTTTTAGATTATGCAAGAGATTTTAAGAAAGAGTTCGATTTCAATCGTTCATTGATACCTGATGATATGAAATTTCAACAATGGCAGAATTTTGCTTATGGTGTAGTAAAAAGTTTCAATGAACAAAACGGCACAAATTATCATTTTCATGGGGAAAGGCATTATTATGCTCAGACAAGATACCAAGAATTAACTGGGTTTGATGCACCTGTGAAATCAGGATTTTTAAATGGCTCATATTTGAATGTCATGGCTGATTATTATGGAATAACATTGGAAGAAGCAAAAGAAATAGATATTGAAGCAAGGTTGACAATTTCAGAAGAGCTTGGGCATCACCGTATTGATATCACTAATTACTATTTGGGGAAGTAA
- a CDS encoding helix-turn-helix domain-containing protein yields the protein MRSNINKSKDKLATFIKENFDSNIYKFQKFIIENKLALSDIARKVGLSEGWTIRKMRQYSLIPFTTLSEARREYICEYCGAKFTNYKHREKDDKNIYCSTKCRILANKKTFSYEKFRFDIESYEFTKPSPKLGDYSDVPKGRRRSQFVNKYKVNHFFFKNGIINEETAYIAGIILTDGNLGKSGTNFYVRLGLVDKQIVKDIASEMESKYPIREEDRSKRNRKNIFVITFYSPYLYHDLTCLGCGERKTYYANYPYIKNNELHRHFIRGVIDGDGCWYFHNGSLVLSICGNDMHLYGIAKTIERFLGITPTSLYYPGKKMKSFCKIDYSPVDSVKIRDWIYQDAKIYLKRKYNTAYSIKATFRTSDVAKACNVSMPYVRKLIRTGEIDAFRKGKVFEFDEDGYKEAISYILKRKKQHPSHFPTRYWVKKYDIE from the coding sequence ATGAGATCAAATATAAATAAATCTAAAGATAAATTAGCTACTTTCATTAAAGAAAACTTTGATAGTAATATCTATAAGTTCCAGAAGTTTATTATTGAAAACAAACTAGCATTATCAGATATAGCAAGAAAAGTTGGATTGTCTGAAGGTTGGACAATCAGAAAGATGCGTCAATACTCATTAATCCCTTTTACTACACTCTCAGAAGCAAGGAGGGAATATATCTGTGAATATTGTGGGGCGAAATTCACAAACTATAAACACCGTGAAAAAGATGATAAAAACATCTATTGTTCTACAAAGTGCCGCATATTAGCCAATAAGAAAACCTTTTCATATGAAAAGTTCAGGTTTGATATTGAAAGTTATGAATTTACTAAACCATCACCTAAGCTTGGCGATTATTCAGATGTACCTAAAGGGAGAAGAAGATCGCAGTTTGTAAATAAATACAAAGTAAATCATTTTTTCTTCAAGAATGGTATTATAAATGAAGAAACAGCTTATATTGCGGGGATAATATTAACGGATGGTAATCTGGGTAAAAGTGGAACTAATTTTTATGTAAGGCTTGGGTTGGTAGATAAACAAATAGTAAAAGATATAGCATCAGAAATGGAATCAAAATATCCGATTAGGGAAGAAGATCGCTCAAAAAGGAACAGGAAAAATATTTTTGTTATAACCTTCTATAGTCCCTATCTTTATCACGATTTAACCTGCCTTGGTTGTGGAGAAAGAAAAACATATTATGCAAATTACCCTTATATTAAAAATAACGAATTACACAGGCATTTTATCAGAGGTGTTATTGATGGAGATGGTTGTTGGTATTTTCATAATGGTAGTTTAGTTTTATCAATATGTGGCAATGATATGCATTTATATGGAATAGCAAAAACAATTGAAAGGTTTTTAGGGATAACACCAACATCATTATATTATCCTGGCAAAAAGATGAAAAGTTTCTGTAAAATTGATTACTCGCCTGTTGATTCAGTTAAAATACGAGATTGGATATATCAAGATGCTAAAATATATTTAAAAAGAAAATATAATACAGCTTACAGCATTAAAGCAACTTTTCGTACAAGTGATGTTGCAAAAGCATGTAATGTATCTATGCCTTATGTAAGAAAGTTAATTAGAACAGGCGAAATTGATGCCTTTAGAAAAGGTAAAGTTTTTGAGTTTGATGAGGATGGGTACAAAGAAGCTATAAGTTATATACTAAAAAGAAAGAAACAACACCCTTCTCATTTTCCAACAAGATATTGGGTAAAAAAATATGATATCGAGTAG